A section of the Ovis canadensis isolate MfBH-ARS-UI-01 breed Bighorn chromosome 1, ARS-UI_OviCan_v2, whole genome shotgun sequence genome encodes:
- the PDZK1IP1 gene encoding PDZK1-interacting protein 1, which yields MSALSLVVLSLLTAMPPASCQQAPGNLQPWMQGLIAVAVFLVLVAIAFAVNHFWCQEEPAPINTVMTIGNTADRILVGTDGKYSSMAASFRSSEHENAYENIPEEEGKVHSTPM from the exons ATGTCAGCCCTCAGCCTGGTCGTCCTGAGCCTGCTCACGGCAATGCCACCCGCCAGCTGTCAACAAG CCCCGGGGAACCTGCAGCCCTGGATGCAAGGCCTTATCGCTGTGGCTGTGTTCCTGGTCCTTGTCGCAATCGCCTTTGCTGTTAACCACTTCTGGTGCCAGGAAGAACC GGCGCCTATAAACACGGTCATGACCATTGGAAACACAGCTGACAGGATCCTGGTGGGAACAGACGGCAAGTACTCCTCAATGGCAGCAAGCTTCAG GTCCAGTGAGCACGAGAATGCCTACGAGAACATCCCAGAGGAGGAGGGCAAGGTCCACAGCACCCCAATGTGA